A window from uncultured Desulfobacter sp. encodes these proteins:
- a CDS encoding MBL fold metallo-hydrolase: MMDLTVLVDNNTLIDRYLTAEPGLSILIEDEDITAVFDLGYSDLFLKNAEKLGKDLSCLDFLVLSHSHLDHTWGLAPFIRYLTERTIEGLDVKHPKLVAHPEVFSSVRVGNLAEIGCLVSKEKVGRHMELILSKIPVNLTSRLVFLGEIPRGNTFEGQTPIGMKQTPDGAVPDLILDDSALVYKSDQGLVIITGCSHAGICNIVSYAQKVCGQERIADIIGGFHLLNPSAAQMAGTLNYFSRIKPLALHACHCTDLDSKVALAGVASLKDVGVGLSLHFDPVPGPH; the protein is encoded by the coding sequence ATGATGGATCTTACTGTACTGGTAGACAATAATACGCTTATCGATCGGTATCTGACAGCCGAACCCGGGTTGTCAATTCTGATCGAAGATGAAGATATAACGGCTGTTTTTGATCTGGGGTATTCAGATCTGTTTTTAAAAAATGCCGAAAAACTGGGAAAGGATCTCTCCTGTCTGGATTTTCTGGTCCTTTCCCACAGTCATCTGGATCATACCTGGGGGCTGGCCCCCTTTATCCGTTACCTGACTGAACGGACCATTGAAGGCCTGGACGTAAAACATCCCAAACTTGTGGCACACCCGGAGGTTTTTTCGTCGGTGCGGGTGGGCAATCTGGCTGAAATTGGGTGCCTCGTGTCAAAGGAGAAAGTGGGGCGCCACATGGAATTGATCCTGTCTAAAATCCCTGTGAACTTGACGTCCCGCCTTGTTTTTTTAGGTGAAATTCCCAGGGGAAATACCTTTGAAGGGCAGACACCCATCGGAATGAAGCAGACACCGGACGGTGCTGTCCCGGATTTGATATTGGACGATTCAGCCCTGGTGTACAAGTCGGACCAGGGGCTTGTCATTATCACGGGCTGTTCTCATGCCGGGATTTGCAATATCGTTTCCTATGCCCAAAAGGTGTGCGGCCAAGAGCGGATCGCAGATATTATAGGCGGGTTTCATCTGCTCAATCCGTCTGCCGCCCAGATGGCAGGCACTCTGAATTATTTCAGCCGGATAAAACCTTTGGCCTTGCATGCCTGCCACTGCACCGACTTGGATTCAAAGGTTGCCCTGGCCGGGGTGGCATCGTTGAAAGATGTTGGTGTCGGGCTCTCCCTTCATTTTGATCCCGTACCCGGGCCGCATTGA
- a CDS encoding AF1514 family protein — translation MVAIGTIPQDQCEEYINMNINLPDLDFAAAKQAAKDRALEICSHPMILSWKNGKTGQTYPDYECGINKEPFWIRYAKGRGANLTIDINDGEYLFMVLKI, via the coding sequence ATGGTAGCGATCGGCACTATCCCCCAAGATCAGTGTGAAGAATATATCAATATGAATATTAATTTGCCAGACCTGGATTTTGCAGCGGCCAAACAGGCAGCCAAAGACAGGGCCCTTGAGATTTGTTCCCACCCCATGATTTTGTCGTGGAAAAACGGCAAGACCGGGCAGACCTATCCCGATTATGAGTGCGGCATCAATAAAGAACCGTTCTGGATTCGTTATGCCAAGGGGCGGGGCGCAAACCTGACCATTGATATTAACGACGGTGAATATTTGTTTATGGTGCTTAAAATTTGA
- the mtgA gene encoding monofunctional biosynthetic peptidoglycan transglycosylase, with amino-acid sequence MQFPPLCVKITSDLWFGNDLKKMKTQNTGMRFIKEIFKKLMTWIKKMIAGLVIILVAASFLQVLIFRYVNPPFTVNMIYEQAIAAHNKMPFKPRSFEWKNLAQISVYLQQAVLASEDQRFMDHHGFDFWEIKLALKEIMTRKGFRGASTISMQTARSLFLPSSRTFARKVAEAWYTILIELVWDKRRILEMYLNTVDWGRANVGAQAAARAYFSCDAKDLTARQAALLTAILPSPHKWSAVSPGPHVRQRQARILEQMKNMPVIK; translated from the coding sequence ATGCAGTTTCCACCTCTATGTGTAAAGATAACCTCGGATTTATGGTTTGGCAATGATCTCAAAAAGATGAAAACCCAAAATACCGGAATGCGATTCATCAAAGAAATATTTAAAAAATTAATGACCTGGATAAAAAAAATGATTGCCGGTCTGGTGATTATCCTGGTGGCGGCCAGTTTTTTACAGGTCCTGATATTCAGGTACGTTAATCCGCCCTTCACGGTCAACATGATTTATGAGCAGGCAATTGCAGCCCACAACAAAATGCCGTTCAAACCCAGGTCCTTTGAATGGAAAAATTTAGCACAGATATCCGTCTATCTGCAGCAGGCTGTGCTAGCCTCCGAAGACCAGCGCTTCATGGACCATCATGGATTCGATTTCTGGGAAATAAAACTTGCGCTCAAGGAAATCATGACCCGTAAAGGATTTCGGGGGGCCTCCACCATCAGCATGCAGACGGCCCGTTCCCTGTTCTTGCCCTCAAGCCGCACCTTTGCCAGGAAGGTTGCAGAAGCCTGGTACACAATCCTGATTGAACTGGTCTGGGATAAACGAAGAATTCTGGAAATGTATCTGAATACCGTGGACTGGGGAAGGGCCAATGTGGGCGCCCAGGCCGCAGCCCGGGCCTATTTTTCCTGCGATGCAAAAGATTTGACGGCCAGGCAGGCGGCCCTTTTAACCGCCATTTTGCCAAGCCCCCACAAATGGTCTGCAGTCTCCCCCGGTCCCCATGTGCGGCAACGTCAGGCCCGTATCTTAGAGCAGATGAAAAACATGCCGGTAATTAAGTAG
- a CDS encoding FKBP-type peptidyl-prolyl cis-trans isomerase, with protein MPVVNAIEKGDKIKTVEILAIGDEAKAFRTDQAGFDAILASKKANAAKTRVQDMEAFKKQMHEKYPDAVEIPSGLMYVPVQEGSGPAVTSGATVQVHYTGMFINGKKFDSSRDRGKPIEFVLGKGQVIKGWDIGIEGMKKGEARQLLIPYPLAYGERGYPGAIPPKSTLIFDVELVDFK; from the coding sequence ATGCCGGTGGTCAATGCCATTGAAAAAGGCGATAAAATTAAAACCGTTGAAATCCTGGCCATCGGGGATGAGGCAAAGGCGTTCAGAACAGACCAGGCCGGATTTGATGCTATTTTGGCAAGCAAGAAAGCCAATGCTGCAAAGACCAGGGTTCAAGATATGGAAGCGTTTAAAAAACAGATGCATGAGAAATATCCCGATGCCGTGGAGATCCCATCCGGTCTGATGTATGTCCCGGTACAGGAAGGCAGCGGCCCGGCCGTCACTTCCGGTGCCACGGTGCAGGTGCATTATACCGGGATGTTCATCAACGGTAAAAAGTTTGACTCTTCCAGGGACCGGGGTAAACCCATTGAATTTGTTCTCGGCAAAGGCCAGGTGATCAAAGGCTGGGATATCGGCATTGAAGGTATGAAAAAAGGCGAGGCCCGGCAACTGTTGATTCCTTATCCCCTGGCATATGGGGAGCGGGGGTATCCTGGTGCGATTCCACCCAAATCCACGCTGATTTTTGACGTGGAGTTAGTTGACTTCAAATAA
- a CDS encoding cytidylate kinase family protein, whose translation MSVITFFGRAYTGKAQLAQKAAQVLGYNVLYDQDIIDAAAETYNLKKSSIERSIFKDPPFADRYTPAKAKCIAAVKSVLAEKIEQGPVIISGFLGKLIPSELGLHMLVTAPKSFRTRKIQSETGNKSGIDTNKQLELSDEAFLRWSLYLRSAESRRPMDCDGVVNVTTTGQTDLIELISSAALNKKEKMTAREFTLSAKVSRLMAEKGHPVSVAAHDDQLDLVIHKPVLMFSRYGKKLTSLVQSVTGVRDVNTRSGRLFYQADILPGCSYFNAPTPAPIKKQYEQLYETVTERRPAFMNRATEAPQLVAHA comes from the coding sequence ATGAGTGTCATCACATTTTTTGGGAGAGCCTACACAGGCAAGGCACAATTGGCACAAAAGGCGGCACAGGTACTGGGATATAACGTATTGTACGACCAGGATATCATTGATGCGGCAGCTGAAACCTACAATTTAAAAAAAAGCAGCATTGAACGCAGTATCTTTAAAGATCCGCCGTTTGCAGACCGGTATACGCCGGCCAAGGCCAAATGCATTGCTGCCGTAAAGTCTGTTCTGGCTGAAAAAATCGAACAGGGCCCTGTTATTATCAGCGGTTTTTTGGGTAAATTGATTCCGTCCGAACTTGGCCTGCACATGCTGGTCACAGCGCCAAAAAGTTTCAGAACCCGAAAAATACAAAGTGAAACCGGCAACAAGTCCGGCATTGACACCAACAAACAGTTAGAACTCAGCGACGAAGCATTTTTACGCTGGTCCCTTTACCTGCGTTCAGCGGAAAGCCGCAGACCCATGGATTGCGACGGCGTTGTCAATGTAACCACCACCGGGCAAACCGATCTGATTGAACTGATTTCCAGTGCCGCATTAAACAAAAAAGAAAAGATGACGGCCCGGGAATTTACCCTGTCTGCCAAGGTTTCCCGCCTGATGGCGGAAAAAGGCCATCCGGTTTCCGTGGCTGCACACGATGATCAGCTGGACCTTGTTATCCACAAGCCCGTCCTGATGTTTTCCAGATACGGCAAGAAACTGACAAGCCTTGTCCAGTCCGTCACCGGGGTAAGGGATGTCAATACAAGAAGCGGCCGGCTGTTTTACCAGGCTGATATCCTTCCGGGCTGCAGTTACTTCAACGCACCGACCCCGGCCCCCATCAAAAAACAGTATGAACAGCTGTACGAAACGGTGACCGAACGCCGGCCAGCCTTCATGAACCGAGCAACGGAAGCGCCACAGCTGGTTGCCCATGCCTGA
- a CDS encoding C13 family peptidase — MLKRIGKAAALAAALVFALGINGYSAELSLNQAKTKMVATLYKGEVGKRALYADSKLKLKGAKIASWRTPDQVKVSEESWFFFVDEQPGANWEHDAKYVLVNKKTGAIETMPVKTPPRDMLKYTPLNPVAKANLDVLKSNIKLIKDIRRPIKPIKIIKQQRYAVLLSGGWDANNNHSRYWNDLSFIYKTLKNKYGYNDDEIFVLYANGTHTPNEDLDGDGTDDVDYSATKANLTTVMNTIRDNIPAKGKFFFYSTNHGGSNGGYDAVLYLWQDWITDTEFADLTKEIKCAEAIYTMEQCYSGGMIDNILQVADHPCTNPKITVMSAATHAEYSWACDSEGDYDEYAYHWTSAVNGKTPSGSVINADTNGDGKVTMKEAHTYAVSQDSRNEHPVLGSCITGASDATLYAKITVIKPNLSKPGLAKPIKPTLNK, encoded by the coding sequence ATGTTGAAACGCATCGGGAAAGCAGCAGCACTTGCGGCTGCATTGGTATTTGCTCTTGGCATTAATGGCTATTCAGCGGAACTATCCTTAAACCAAGCCAAAACCAAAATGGTCGCCACGTTGTACAAAGGAGAGGTAGGAAAACGCGCGCTATATGCCGATTCCAAACTAAAACTTAAAGGTGCTAAAATCGCAAGTTGGCGTACCCCGGACCAGGTTAAAGTCAGTGAAGAGTCGTGGTTCTTCTTTGTTGACGAACAGCCTGGTGCCAACTGGGAGCATGATGCCAAATATGTCCTGGTTAATAAAAAAACCGGAGCGATAGAAACCATGCCTGTCAAAACCCCACCGAGGGATATGTTAAAATATACCCCGCTTAATCCTGTAGCCAAGGCAAATCTCGACGTGTTAAAAAGCAATATCAAGCTCATAAAAGATATTCGGCGGCCGATCAAACCCATAAAAATCATCAAGCAACAGCGTTATGCAGTTCTGCTCAGCGGAGGATGGGATGCGAACAATAATCACAGCCGCTATTGGAATGACTTATCTTTTATATATAAAACCCTGAAAAATAAGTACGGGTACAATGATGATGAAATTTTTGTATTATATGCAAACGGCACCCACACGCCCAATGAGGATCTTGATGGTGACGGTACGGATGATGTCGATTATTCTGCTACCAAGGCAAACCTGACGACCGTGATGAATACTATAAGAGATAATATCCCTGCCAAAGGCAAATTCTTCTTCTATTCGACCAATCATGGCGGAAGCAATGGCGGCTATGATGCGGTCCTCTATCTATGGCAAGACTGGATCACAGATACAGAATTTGCAGACCTGACAAAAGAGATCAAGTGCGCAGAGGCGATCTATACGATGGAACAGTGCTACAGCGGCGGCATGATAGACAATATTCTCCAGGTTGCCGACCATCCATGCACAAATCCCAAAATCACGGTCATGAGCGCCGCCACCCATGCTGAATATTCCTGGGCATGCGACTCGGAAGGCGACTATGATGAATATGCCTATCATTGGACCAGTGCAGTAAACGGCAAAACACCATCCGGTTCGGTGATTAACGCCGACACCAACGGCGATGGCAAAGTTACCATGAAAGAAGCACATACTTACGCCGTATCACAGGATAGCCGAAATGAACATCCGGTCCTCGGTTCATGTATCACCGGCGCTTCCGACGCGACCTTGTATGCCAAAATAACGGTCATTAAACCCAACCTGTCAAAACCGGGTTTAGCAAAACCCATTAAACCGACTTTAAACAAGTAA
- a CDS encoding 2-dehydropantoate 2-reductase: protein MLKVIKRIAIFGAGAMGAAYAALFTDNSDIGVCFAARGERFDRLDGAVITVNGKDYTIPVVHLDRVERPFDLVLVALKHHHLTDAVLQDINALTGRDTLVLSVMNGLESERLLGNACGCERIVPAIAVGIDAVHENGRFIFSNPGKIIFGNGPGLAGADDTHRLKRIKTALDMGGIPNEISPDILRTMWWKFMVNVGVNQASAVLGAPYKIFQEVPEARALMTALMQEVVALARHRDINLAPCDIDQWIDVLNTLSPQGKTSMLQDMEAKRKTEVDVFAGAVENMGKADGIPTPVNSTFLNLIRVMESH from the coding sequence ATGTTGAAAGTCATAAAAAGAATCGCCATTTTCGGGGCCGGTGCCATGGGTGCGGCATATGCCGCTTTATTCACGGACAATTCTGATATCGGTGTCTGCTTTGCAGCCCGGGGAGAGCGTTTTGACCGACTTGACGGGGCCGTGATTACGGTTAACGGTAAGGATTATACGATTCCGGTGGTGCATCTCGACCGGGTGGAGCGCCCCTTTGATCTGGTGCTGGTGGCCTTGAAACACCATCATCTGACAGACGCTGTGCTCCAGGATATCAACGCACTGACGGGGAGGGACACCCTGGTGCTGTCCGTGATGAACGGACTTGAAAGTGAACGGCTGCTAGGAAATGCCTGCGGCTGCGAAAGAATTGTTCCTGCCATTGCCGTGGGGATTGATGCGGTCCATGAAAATGGGCGGTTTATATTTAGCAATCCAGGCAAAATTATATTCGGCAATGGCCCTGGTCTTGCCGGTGCAGATGATACCCATCGGCTGAAACGGATTAAAACAGCTCTGGATATGGGCGGCATTCCCAATGAAATTTCACCGGATATTCTCAGGACCATGTGGTGGAAATTTATGGTTAATGTCGGGGTAAACCAGGCCTCTGCCGTGCTGGGTGCACCTTATAAAATTTTCCAGGAAGTGCCCGAGGCCCGGGCGCTGATGACCGCACTGATGCAGGAGGTGGTGGCCCTGGCCCGGCACAGGGACATCAATCTTGCGCCTTGCGATATTGATCAGTGGATTGACGTGCTCAATACCCTGTCTCCCCAAGGGAAAACATCCATGCTCCAGGATATGGAAGCCAAACGAAAAACAGAAGTGGACGTGTTTGCCGGAGCTGTCGAGAATATGGGAAAAGCGGACGGAATTCCCACACCTGTGAACAGCACGTTTTTAAATCTGATCCGGGTTATGGAATCCCATTAA